One genomic segment of Erysipelotrichaceae bacterium 66202529 includes these proteins:
- a CDS encoding EAL domain-containing protein: protein MKIDNKNGNVLFQRNDLCSVYASLHPRNEYTLLHFNIKKLRYFIGRHDYETGEELLQAVLKVFIKELKEDQYLLYEGRDDFLFLIHEWRKKELINFLMRMDYAGYELEDVRFFNKVFFSIGVCRFRDFPDADFETCCFYADLARLTSNEREKKSSDYKIFTKKALQRFQQRSLLEVKTVEACRKETYAIYIQPKVDAKTQKICGGEALLRWFDEAGNEIPLTAFLPVLNENSYIRYVDQMVFELVCGMIQDSLQKGMNMVPISFNLSKASFEDAPFMREYMELFKKFDIPKEYIEFELLESISMDHSGKLLEVVETIHEAGFRCALDDFGSGYSSMSVLVSAPLDIIKLDRSLFQLRYDGMENYAIVDGLLDILHHFPVKIIAEGVEDAAMAEHLRQKGCDMIQGFYYYRPMPMHTFQKLIAEQE from the coding sequence ATGAAGATAGATAATAAAAACGGAAATGTATTATTTCAGCGCAATGACCTGTGCTCTGTATATGCAAGCCTGCATCCGCGTAATGAATACACGCTTCTGCATTTCAATATAAAAAAGCTTCGTTACTTCATCGGACGTCATGATTATGAAACAGGGGAAGAGCTGCTGCAGGCTGTTTTAAAGGTTTTCATTAAAGAGCTAAAGGAGGATCAGTATCTTTTGTATGAAGGCAGGGATGATTTTTTGTTCCTGATTCATGAATGGCGGAAAAAAGAGCTTATAAATTTTCTTATGCGAATGGATTATGCTGGTTATGAATTGGAAGATGTTCGTTTTTTTAATAAAGTGTTTTTTTCTATCGGTGTCTGCCGTTTTCGTGATTTTCCAGATGCAGATTTTGAAACGTGCTGCTTTTATGCAGATCTTGCACGACTGACTTCCAATGAGCGGGAAAAGAAAAGCTCGGATTATAAAATTTTCACTAAGAAAGCCTTACAGCGGTTTCAGCAGCGTTCTTTGCTGGAGGTAAAAACAGTAGAAGCCTGCCGTAAAGAGACCTATGCAATTTACATTCAGCCCAAGGTAGATGCCAAAACACAAAAGATTTGTGGCGGTGAGGCCTTACTGCGTTGGTTTGATGAAGCAGGAAATGAGATTCCACTGACAGCTTTTTTACCTGTTCTTAATGAAAACAGTTATATTCGCTATGTCGATCAAATGGTATTTGAACTGGTTTGCGGTATGATACAGGATAGCCTGCAAAAGGGAATGAACATGGTTCCAATCAGCTTTAATCTTTCAAAAGCGAGCTTTGAGGATGCGCCGTTTATGAGAGAATATATGGAGCTGTTTAAAAAATTTGACATTCCTAAGGAATACATAGAGTTTGAGCTGCTGGAAAGCATCAGTATGGATCACTCCGGCAAGCTGCTTGAGGTTGTGGAAACAATTCATGAGGCCGGCTTCCGCTGTGCTTTGGATGACTTCGGCAGCGGTTATTCCTCGATGAGTGTACTTGTCAGTGCACCACTGGATATCATTAAGCTGGATCGCTCTCTTTTCCAACTTCGCTATGACGGAATGGAAAATTATGCTATTGTGGACGGATTGCTTGATATCCTTCATCATTTTCCTGTTAAAATCATTGCAGAGGGTGTGGAGGATGCGGCTATGGCAGAGCATTTACGTCAAAAGGGCTGTGACATGATACAGGGATTTTATTATTATCGACCGATGCCCATGCATACATTTCAGAAGCTGATTGCAGAGCAGGAATAG
- a CDS encoding flippase-like domain-containing protein yields MQTTLRKRILQILLLLSLTAFACWFALKDDCEEVLYNISHISWYWIVVLIGLGTLYYLLQGIVLYRIARPYKADIRIRDGIHNAYIAAFFNGVTPLGGGQVAQTYAFRKLHLQYSDIASILWKDFFLYQSTVLVYVSVLLLLRFTYALKHFQFYFFLVLLGFAINASVILILWTMARFPRLYVKISRGIVTIGYRFHIVKNKAYTLEKWQGQILYFNEEIKKLKQDGRMIVEAVLLNFLRMTIFYAIPFIAAIALQVPLALSDLINVLLMSACIHMLNALTPLPGDTGWTESAFILIFAVLFGRTDASSVMILWRVATYHIQILIGGSIFLYVKSAERSPSDKETSPAEVNIKT; encoded by the coding sequence ATGCAGACTACATTGAGAAAGAGAATCCTTCAGATTCTGCTGCTTTTGTCCCTTACTGCCTTTGCCTGCTGGTTTGCTTTAAAGGACGATTGTGAGGAGGTTCTATATAATATATCCCATATATCCTGGTATTGGATCGTTGTCCTGATCGGTTTGGGAACTTTATATTATCTGCTTCAGGGAATTGTACTATATCGGATTGCACGGCCATATAAGGCGGATATCCGCATACGGGATGGTATTCACAATGCATATATCGCTGCCTTTTTTAATGGTGTTACACCGCTGGGCGGAGGACAGGTAGCGCAGACCTATGCGTTTCGCAAGCTGCATTTGCAATACAGTGATATTGCAAGCATTCTCTGGAAAGATTTTTTTCTGTATCAAAGCACTGTTCTGGTATACGTATCCGTTTTGCTTCTGCTTCGTTTTACGTATGCCCTAAAGCATTTTCAGTTTTATTTCTTCCTTGTTCTGCTTGGCTTTGCGATCAATGCCTCTGTCATTCTTATTTTATGGACGATGGCCAGATTTCCAAGGCTCTATGTAAAAATAAGCCGCGGTATCGTAACGATCGGCTATCGTTTTCATATCGTAAAGAATAAGGCATATACGCTGGAAAAATGGCAAGGTCAGATTTTGTATTTCAATGAGGAAATCAAAAAGCTGAAGCAGGATGGACGTATGATTGTAGAGGCTGTTCTTCTGAATTTTCTGCGTATGACGATTTTTTATGCGATTCCCTTTATAGCTGCAATCGCATTGCAGGTACCGCTGGCATTATCGGATCTGATCAATGTTTTGCTGATGTCAGCCTGTATTCATATGCTGAATGCCTTAACACCACTGCCCGGAGATACCGGATGGACGGAAAGTGCCTTTATTCTGATTTTTGCTGTACTGTTTGGCAGAACGGATGCAAGCAGTGTTATGATACTATGGAGGGTGGCAACCTATCATATACAGATACTTATCGGTGGAAGTATCTTTCTGTATGTAAAATCCGCAGAGCGATCTCCTTCTGATAAGGAGACTAGTCCTGCCGAAGTGAATATAAAAACGTAA
- a CDS encoding XRE family transcriptional regulator has protein sequence MLLDICKTHRKRYGCLIRQKRLQSGYTQKELIEELHHAVSLRSYIAMENGKILQDMELYDQIFAQLDLHYNYTCDPDPLLNPVLEELFRAWNAYEDTACITCLEELLRLLAPYRQYSWEAILYDSILILLEAVKEDRLLTQSEYAWFMQYRSIYPLKLQSVLATILYQYQYQLPHDQKQLRELLHLFPMLAHPDGVRNCITYALHQTNLEHNDLPAWQQLQKYRKQEENSGNWTALFDLYHWLCLISARIHVPAFEGLHMTCERLLQNHAIQEERKLTYYFNLSGVYHTAKDYAKEEHYLQLFLAERKKQLLPFLFWYIHNQRLQKKCIDSLLSHTYDVQDCSERLQILWGFYERLPHTDAKAAQSYIMKECLPLLSELALEFQLVFLHELQLLITRTRNYKDLHIYMEQLHL, from the coding sequence ATGCTGCTGGATATTTGTAAGACGCACAGGAAACGCTATGGATGCCTGATTCGCCAGAAAAGGCTGCAATCGGGCTATACGCAAAAGGAGCTGATCGAAGAGCTTCACCATGCAGTTTCCTTGCGCAGCTATATCGCGATGGAAAATGGAAAAATCTTACAGGATATGGAGCTGTATGATCAGATATTTGCTCAGCTTGATCTTCATTATAATTATACATGTGATCCTGATCCCCTGCTGAACCCTGTACTGGAAGAGCTATTCCGTGCCTGGAATGCCTATGAAGATACAGCTTGTATCACCTGTTTGGAAGAGCTGCTGCGTCTGCTTGCCCCTTACAGGCAATACAGCTGGGAAGCCATCCTGTATGACAGTATTCTTATCCTGCTTGAGGCTGTTAAGGAAGACAGATTGCTTACACAATCAGAATACGCCTGGTTTATGCAGTATCGCAGCATATATCCGTTAAAGCTGCAATCTGTGCTCGCCACCATATTGTACCAGTATCAATATCAGCTGCCTCATGATCAAAAGCAGCTGCGAGAGCTGCTTCATCTCTTCCCCATGCTCGCTCATCCGGACGGTGTCAGAAATTGTATCACCTATGCACTGCATCAGACCAATCTGGAGCATAATGATTTGCCTGCCTGGCAGCAGCTGCAGAAGTACAGAAAGCAGGAGGAAAACAGCGGAAACTGGACAGCCTTGTTTGATCTGTATCACTGGCTTTGCCTGATTAGTGCCCGGATCCATGTGCCAGCCTTTGAAGGTCTGCATATGACCTGTGAACGACTGCTGCAAAACCATGCAATTCAAGAGGAACGCAAGCTTACATACTATTTCAATCTGTCCGGCGTTTATCATACGGCAAAGGATTATGCAAAGGAGGAGCACTATCTTCAGCTGTTTCTTGCGGAGCGTAAAAAACAGCTTCTTCCGTTTCTATTCTGGTATATTCACAATCAGCGGCTGCAAAAGAAATGCATCGATTCTCTGTTATCCCACACCTACGATGTCCAAGATTGCAGCGAGCGCTTACAGATTTTATGGGGATTTTACGAGCGGCTGCCTCATACCGATGCAAAAGCTGCACAGAGCTATATCATGAAAGAATGTCTGCCTCTGCTGTCTGAACTCGCTTTAGAGTTTCAGCTTGTCTTTCTGCATGAATTGCAACTGCTAATCACAAGGACGAGGAATTATAAGGACCTTCATATTTATATGGAACAACTGCATCTGTAA
- a CDS encoding methyltransferase domain-containing protein has protein sequence MNLQELYEDFHEETRLFQGYASQVEYLTTMQYIHMYAKRPARILELGAGCGAYSLALAKEGFCVTAVEPVDRHVELLKAGKTATMDFTILQSDAAHLPDDWTDTFDMVLCLGPLYHLKEKEQQLQAIASACRVCRKGGILLFAYIPHDMVLASEAMHVEGFLTGDAFDHETLQLHNDPFVFHDEQHIEELFQPFPLIKKKHIAADGLAELMSERINRFTAAEFAVWMRYHLKTCEKPSFLGHSNHNLFITEKKDQ, from the coding sequence ATGAATTTACAAGAATTGTATGAGGACTTTCATGAGGAAACAAGACTGTTTCAGGGCTATGCAAGTCAGGTGGAATATCTGACTACGATGCAGTATATTCATATGTATGCAAAAAGACCGGCACGTATTCTGGAGCTTGGTGCAGGCTGCGGTGCTTATTCTCTGGCGCTGGCAAAAGAGGGCTTCTGCGTAACCGCAGTGGAACCGGTGGATAGACATGTGGAGCTACTGAAAGCCGGAAAAACTGCAACTATGGATTTTACAATTCTGCAGAGTGATGCAGCACATCTGCCGGATGATTGGACAGACACCTTTGATATGGTGCTTTGCTTAGGCCCCTTGTACCATTTGAAGGAGAAGGAGCAGCAGCTGCAGGCAATAGCATCTGCATGCCGTGTCTGCCGCAAAGGAGGCATCCTGCTGTTTGCCTATATTCCACACGATATGGTTCTGGCATCCGAAGCCATGCATGTGGAGGGCTTTCTTACAGGTGATGCATTCGATCATGAAACCCTGCAGCTGCACAATGATCCGTTTGTCTTTCATGATGAGCAACATATTGAGGAGCTGTTTCAGCCATTTCCGTTAATCAAAAAGAAGCATATCGCCGCAGATGGTCTTGCGGAGCTGATGAGTGAGCGAATCAACCGTTTTACAGCTGCGGAATTTGCAGTGTGGATGCGTTATCATTTAAAGACCTGTGAAAAACCATCCTTTTTGGGACATAGCAATCACAATCTGTTTATCACTGAAAAAAAGGATCAGTAG
- a CDS encoding diguanylate cyclase translates to MQYKDNKLLYEQFRRKIEASAWILLLLIFLLESIIGIIWACNGWIIEGDDPLSYSVKYIVLPTLVNLIAVSLYHYTEYHTGISSSSKNALLIMTFTIMCLTIAVVHNAVRIASVSFVLPIFLSAIFADFKVTRKAFFLNSCCYLSCMLLSYALAQPQSRLFLILDMIAGAILMVAAYLITRSILQYEQKVRCRLISYNEEQALLIERLRMDALTMLYNHNAFYRILEDAIEQGKAHDQKPVLAMLDIDNFKTINDTYGHTCGDCVLRKLAAIMKEQEADNIISARYGGEEFCILFTDCSIKEAEQLMNILRQSFENLKIDEINGHQVTFSAGLAVYEEAFDSPTAMINAADKALYEAKRNGKNRVIVSRADMYT, encoded by the coding sequence ATGCAGTACAAAGATAACAAACTGCTGTATGAACAGTTTCGCCGCAAAATTGAAGCATCTGCCTGGATTCTTCTGCTGCTGATTTTTCTTCTTGAGTCAATCATCGGTATTATCTGGGCATGCAATGGCTGGATCATCGAGGGGGATGACCCGCTTTCCTACAGTGTGAAGTATATTGTACTCCCCACACTTGTGAATCTGATTGCCGTAAGTCTTTATCATTATACCGAATATCATACGGGTATCTCCTCATCCAGTAAAAATGCTTTACTCATCATGACGTTCACAATTATGTGCCTGACAATTGCCGTTGTACATAATGCAGTACGCATTGCATCGGTGAGCTTTGTTCTCCCGATTTTTCTAAGCGCAATCTTCGCGGACTTCAAAGTAACCCGAAAAGCATTTTTCCTGAACAGCTGCTGTTATCTGAGCTGTATGCTTCTCAGCTATGCCCTGGCACAGCCGCAAAGCCGTCTTTTTCTGATACTTGATATGATTGCAGGAGCGATTCTGATGGTTGCTGCATATCTGATTACCCGCAGTATTTTGCAATATGAACAAAAGGTAAGGTGCAGACTAATTTCTTATAATGAGGAACAGGCTCTGTTAATTGAACGACTCCGCATGGATGCACTGACTATGCTGTATAATCATAATGCCTTTTACAGAATACTGGAGGATGCTATCGAACAGGGAAAAGCGCATGATCAAAAGCCTGTTCTTGCAATGCTGGATATCGATAATTTCAAAACTATTAACGATACCTATGGTCATACATGCGGAGACTGTGTTTTACGGAAGCTGGCAGCCATTATGAAAGAGCAAGAAGCGGACAATATCATTTCTGCACGTTATGGCGGTGAGGAATTTTGTATATTATTTACAGACTGCAGTATAAAAGAAGCAGAGCAGCTAATGAACATTCTGCGGCAAAGCTTTGAAAATCTGAAAATTGATGAAATCAACGGGCATCAGGTTACCTTCAGTGCAGGGCTTGCAGTCTATGAGGAAGCATTTGATAGTCCGACTGCAATGATCAATGCAGCAGATAAAGCATTATACGAGGCCAAGCGAAACGGTAAAAACCGAGTGATTGTCAGCAGGGCTGATATGTATACATAG
- a CDS encoding formamidopyrimidine-DNA glycosylase — protein sequence MIELPEARTIAKDLRKCCIGKTIQSISGNFTDHKFTFYYGDPDTYHELLKGRSITAIIDRNFYVELEIEDFVLVFRDGANIRWYTQPRAFKKSKLLLTFTDGSCLNITTSMYAVISVFSKAVGWQDTYYTKELHSLSPLDPSFTLDTFLNEINEETEKLSIKAFLTTQQRFSGIGNGVCQDILFHAGLHPKRKVHTLTGDERSSLFLSIKHTLQRMVDDGGRDTEKTIFNEKGGYHTIMSSRHFLEGCPKCGGTIQKEQYMGGSIYYCPSCQK from the coding sequence ATGATTGAACTGCCGGAGGCAAGGACCATTGCAAAGGATTTACGAAAATGCTGTATCGGAAAAACCATCCAGAGCATATCTGGAAACTTTACCGATCACAAATTTACATTTTATTACGGCGACCCGGATACTTATCATGAGCTGTTGAAGGGAAGAAGCATAACAGCAATCATAGACCGCAATTTTTATGTTGAACTGGAAATTGAGGATTTTGTGCTTGTTTTTCGGGATGGTGCTAATATACGATGGTATACCCAGCCAAGAGCCTTCAAAAAAAGCAAGCTTCTGCTTACCTTTACAGATGGAAGCTGTCTGAATATCACAACCTCTATGTATGCGGTAATCAGCGTGTTCTCAAAGGCAGTGGGCTGGCAGGATACATATTATACAAAAGAGCTTCATAGCTTGTCCCCGTTAGATCCAAGCTTCACCCTCGATACCTTTTTAAATGAAATAAATGAGGAAACTGAAAAACTGAGTATCAAAGCCTTTTTAACAACACAGCAACGCTTCAGCGGTATTGGTAATGGTGTATGTCAGGATATTCTATTTCATGCCGGTCTGCATCCAAAACGAAAAGTACACACATTAACTGGTGATGAGCGAAGCTCTTTATTTCTTTCTATAAAGCATACATTGCAGAGAATGGTGGATGATGGAGGCAGGGATACAGAAAAGACCATATTTAATGAAAAGGGCGGTTATCATACCATCATGTCATCCAGGCACTTTTTAGAAGGCTGTCCAAAATGCGGCGGCACTATTCAAAAGGAGCAGTATATGGGAGGCAGTATTTATTATTGTCCAAGCTGCCAGAAATAG
- a CDS encoding low molecular weight phosphotyrosine protein phosphatase, protein MIRILFICHGNICRSTMAEYVMKDLVKKEGLQQQFYISSAGTSREEIGNGVHYGTRRKLKDEGIPVGDHRAVQLQKEDYKAYDYLIGMDDANMRNMERILHGDREHKLYLLLDFTNRPGAIADPWYTGNFDDTFRDVTEGCRGFLEYLKKEGCLK, encoded by the coding sequence ATGATTAGGATATTATTTATATGCCACGGCAACATATGCCGTTCCACAATGGCGGAATACGTTATGAAAGATCTCGTGAAAAAAGAAGGCTTGCAGCAGCAATTTTATATTTCATCTGCTGGTACAAGCCGGGAGGAAATCGGGAACGGTGTACATTATGGAACCCGTCGCAAACTAAAAGACGAAGGTATACCGGTTGGTGATCACAGGGCCGTTCAGCTACAGAAAGAAGATTATAAAGCATATGATTATCTAATCGGTATGGATGATGCGAATATGAGAAACATGGAACGTATTCTACATGGGGATCGTGAACATAAGCTGTATCTTCTGCTTGATTTCACAAATCGCCCCGGAGCTATTGCTGATCCCTGGTATACTGGTAATTTTGACGATACTTTTCGGGATGTAACAGAGGGCTGCAGAGGCTTTCTGGAATATTTGAAAAAAGAAGGCTGCTTGAAATAA
- a CDS encoding ATP-binding cassette domain-containing protein has product MLLELQQIVKRFDDRELFRIPLWQLHQGQRIGLIGANGSGKTTLLRILEGSCIPEEGCLKRFCTLSYFAQLSQDTVYGDGRKLRELSVAHLLEQEQFSGGERQRLRLSEALSKNCHLFLLDEPTSNLDQKGIAYVKQLLQTMDTFVLVTHDQTLLQDVCNQIIELSYGTLHVYDGNYESYLRQKEALRRSQQHRYETVEKQRRKLQDAYERKIRQADKAARKPRGISSSEQKMRGKVALRKSKDGIYKALHRQADAIATRIDQLEKVKPVDEQEAIRMNLQAMDLPQGKWLLKAQRLRVSYGDHCVLKDIHFFMKNHSRVALVGENGSGKTTLLHAIAEGNDAVWKAPRVKIGQLFQQFENLQEDKTVYENAAADSVQGDAVIRGILDRLLFRQQDLSKRVAFLSGGERMRLSFAKLMVSACNLLLLDEPTNYLDLPSIRCMTKLLQNYEGSVLFVSHDAAFIRDVATEVWKLQGGTLYLPQERVNKADKGKKDYERERETRRMILDMRRSEVVNRLLQNQGDKEVLEQEYDEIMEKLKNL; this is encoded by the coding sequence ATGCTGCTTGAATTACAGCAAATAGTAAAGAGATTTGATGACAGGGAGCTGTTCAGGATACCGCTGTGGCAGCTCCACCAGGGCCAGCGAATTGGTCTGATTGGTGCTAATGGAAGTGGAAAAACGACGCTTCTACGTATTCTGGAGGGCAGCTGTATACCGGAGGAAGGATGCTTGAAGCGGTTTTGTACGCTCTCCTACTTTGCACAGCTGTCCCAGGATACGGTGTATGGTGATGGTAGGAAATTACGTGAATTATCAGTTGCCCATCTGCTTGAACAGGAGCAGTTTAGTGGCGGAGAGCGGCAGAGACTTCGTTTATCAGAGGCATTGAGTAAAAATTGTCATCTTTTTCTGCTGGATGAACCAACGAGTAATCTGGATCAAAAGGGGATAGCCTATGTTAAGCAGCTGCTGCAGACAATGGATACCTTTGTGCTTGTTACACATGACCAAACACTTCTTCAGGATGTATGTAATCAGATCATTGAGCTTTCATATGGTACCCTGCATGTGTATGATGGAAATTATGAAAGCTATCTTCGACAAAAGGAGGCGCTTAGAAGAAGTCAGCAGCACCGCTATGAGACGGTTGAGAAACAACGCCGTAAGCTGCAGGATGCATATGAGCGGAAAATCAGACAGGCTGATAAGGCGGCAAGAAAGCCGCGGGGGATTTCCAGCAGTGAACAAAAAATGCGAGGAAAGGTGGCTTTGCGAAAGTCAAAGGATGGTATTTATAAGGCGTTGCATCGCCAGGCGGATGCGATAGCCACACGTATTGACCAGCTGGAAAAGGTGAAGCCTGTTGATGAGCAGGAAGCGATTCGTATGAACCTGCAGGCGATGGATCTGCCGCAGGGGAAATGGCTGTTAAAAGCACAGAGGCTGCGTGTTTCATATGGCGATCACTGTGTGCTGAAAGATATTCATTTCTTTATGAAAAATCATAGCAGAGTAGCTTTGGTTGGGGAGAATGGCAGCGGGAAAACCACGTTGCTTCATGCGATTGCAGAGGGGAATGACGCAGTATGGAAAGCACCCCGTGTTAAAATCGGACAGCTGTTTCAGCAATTTGAAAATCTGCAGGAGGATAAGACGGTGTATGAAAATGCGGCTGCAGACAGTGTACAGGGGGATGCAGTTATCCGGGGAATACTGGATCGCCTGTTGTTTCGGCAGCAGGATTTAAGCAAACGGGTTGCGTTTTTGAGTGGCGGCGAACGGATGCGGTTAAGCTTTGCCAAGCTGATGGTAAGTGCTTGTAATCTGCTTTTACTGGATGAGCCGACGAATTATCTTGACCTTCCATCCATACGCTGTATGACAAAGCTGCTACAAAATTATGAAGGCAGTGTATTGTTTGTATCACATGATGCTGCCTTTATCCGGGATGTCGCAACTGAGGTATGGAAACTTCAGGGCGGAACACTCTATCTGCCACAGGAGCGTGTAAACAAAGCGGATAAGGGAAAAAAGGACTATGAACGCGAAAGGGAAACAAGGCGGATGATTCTGGATATGCGCAGGAGTGAGGTGGTGAATCGTCTACTGCAGAATCAAGGAGATAAAGAGGTACTGGAGCAGGAATACGATGAAATCATGGAAAAACTGAAAAATCTGTAG